A portion of the Pseudoalteromonas luteoviolacea genome contains these proteins:
- a CDS encoding aminodeoxychorismate/anthranilate synthase component II, which produces MTPKVYFLDNFDSFSYNLVDELSQLGSELVVYRNHIDARTIYDKMCNETVPVVLVLSPGPGKPSEAGCLLELIELCKGKFPMLGICLGQQALTQSYGGTIGHAGETVHGKSSQIDVDEHPVFAGLGRQFPVARYHSLMATSVPESLNIIARYQDIPMAVYHSTDKVIGYQFHPESILTPDGAKLLKQSIDYLTC; this is translated from the coding sequence GCCTAAAGTATACTTTTTAGATAACTTCGACTCATTCAGTTATAACCTCGTTGATGAGTTATCACAACTTGGTAGTGAGTTAGTTGTTTATCGCAACCATATCGATGCACGAACTATCTACGACAAAATGTGTAATGAAACAGTACCTGTTGTGCTGGTACTATCCCCGGGCCCCGGAAAACCGAGTGAAGCAGGTTGTTTGCTTGAACTGATTGAATTGTGCAAAGGTAAGTTCCCAATGCTGGGCATATGTCTTGGCCAGCAAGCACTCACGCAAAGTTATGGCGGTACCATTGGTCATGCGGGTGAAACCGTGCATGGTAAATCGTCACAAATTGACGTTGATGAACACCCGGTTTTTGCAGGCTTGGGTCGGCAGTTTCCTGTCGCGAGATATCACTCTCTTATGGCGACAAGTGTACCTGAGTCACTAAATATTATTGCTCGATACCAAGATATTCCGATGGCGGTATACCACTCAACTGACAAAGTAATTGGTTACCAATTCCATCCTGAATCAATTTTAACGCCAGATGGTGCCAAGCTGCTTAAGCAAAGCATCGATTACTTGACCTGTTAG
- the trpD gene encoding anthranilate phosphoribosyltransferase, giving the protein MESLNQLIEQQSLSFEQATELFGQVMQGALSEVELTAALIALKIKGETASEIAGAAKAMRDHAVAFDNRGLYCADSCGTGGDGTNTINVSTTAAIVAAACGIPMVKHGNRSVSSKSGSADLLRTLGINLEMTPEQGANCLEQTNFAFLFAPLYHSGVKHAMPVRTKLKTRTLFNILGPLANPAKPQLQLLGVYDPALCRPMAETLKMLGTERAMVVHGAGCDEIALHGTTQVTELKNGEITEYSLTPADFGLDNYSLEDIAGDTPEYNAQATRDILAGNGKAAHNAAIAANVSALLVMSGKADNLKEGTKQVLDVLASGKCVQTLQTIAEVSHA; this is encoded by the coding sequence ATGGAAAGTTTAAATCAGCTGATTGAACAGCAATCTCTCAGCTTTGAGCAAGCAACAGAGCTATTTGGGCAAGTTATGCAAGGTGCACTATCAGAAGTAGAATTAACTGCCGCCCTCATCGCCCTGAAAATAAAAGGGGAAACAGCCTCAGAAATAGCGGGCGCTGCTAAAGCCATGCGTGACCACGCTGTGGCTTTTGATAATCGAGGTCTTTATTGCGCAGATAGTTGTGGAACAGGCGGCGATGGTACTAATACCATCAATGTCAGCACAACCGCAGCGATTGTCGCTGCTGCCTGTGGTATCCCCATGGTCAAACACGGTAACCGCAGTGTTTCAAGTAAATCAGGATCCGCTGATTTACTGCGTACACTGGGTATAAACCTTGAGATGACGCCAGAGCAAGGGGCAAACTGCCTAGAGCAAACCAATTTTGCATTCTTGTTTGCGCCGCTTTATCACAGCGGGGTTAAACACGCGATGCCAGTGCGCACCAAACTCAAAACACGTACCTTGTTTAACATTTTAGGCCCGCTTGCAAACCCAGCAAAGCCACAGCTTCAACTACTGGGTGTTTACGACCCTGCGCTGTGTCGTCCAATGGCAGAAACGTTGAAAATGCTCGGGACAGAGCGAGCAATGGTAGTACATGGTGCTGGGTGTGATGAAATCGCATTGCATGGCACGACACAAGTCACCGAGCTTAAAAATGGTGAAATTACTGAATACAGCCTTACACCCGCCGACTTTGGATTAGATAATTATTCGCTTGAAGATATTGCAGGTGATACCCCTGAATACAACGCACAAGCGACTCGCGATATTTTAGCCGGCAACGGAAAGGCAGCACACAATGCAGCTATTGCCGCCAATGTCAGCGCGTTACTGGTGATGTCTGGCAAAGCTGACAACCTTAAAGAAGGCACAAAGCAAGTTTTAGACGTATTAGCATCAGGTAAATGTGTTCAAACACTGCAAACAATTGCGGAGGTCAGTCATGCCTAA